A stretch of the Gracilinanus agilis isolate LMUSP501 chromosome 4, AgileGrace, whole genome shotgun sequence genome encodes the following:
- the LOC123246278 gene encoding olfactory receptor 2T6-like, giving the protein MDGDNKTNPINFFLMGFFSHNVASGFIYIIIFIIFFIALIANGAMIFLINTDTRLQTPMYFLLSHLSFIDIIYISTIVPKMLVSYFSDQGTISFVACTAQYFLYQTFVGAEFFLLGLMAYDRYVAICHPLRYSVLMSRQICFIILASSWFGGSLDSFLLTPITMSLPFCASHKINHFFCEAPTMLRLACGDKAIYEMVMYICCVMMLLIPFSVVITSYTKILITVHHMNSAEGRKKALATCSSHIMVVTLFYGAALYTYMLPQLYHTPVKDKIFSAFYTILTPMINPLIYSLRNKDVTSALKRALGRCKRIPRVPGDEF; this is encoded by the coding sequence ATGGATGGAGACAACAAAACCAACCCTATTAACTTCTTCCTCATGGGGTTCTTTAGTCACAATGTGGCTTCTGgattcatttatattattatcttcatcatcTTCTTCATTGCCTTGATAGCTAATGGGGCCATGATTTTCTTGATCAACACAGACACTCGCCTCCAAACACCAATGTACTTTCTACTCAGTCATCTCTCTTTCATTGACATCATATATATCTCCACCATTGTCCCAAAGATGCTGGTGAGCTACTTTTCAGATCAGGGGACTATCTCTTTTGTGGCTTGTACAGCTCAATATTTTCTGTACCAAACTTTTGTGGGAGCTGAGTTTTTCCTGCTGGGTCTCATGGCCTATGACCGCTATGTAGCCATCTGTCATCCTCTACGCTACTCTGTTCTCATGAGTAGACAGATCTGTTTCATAATATTAGCCAGCTCTTGGTTTGGGGGCTCTTTGGATAGTTTCCTTCTCACCCCCATTACAATGAGTTTACCATTCTGTGCCTCCCACAAGATCAATCACTTTTTCTGTGAGGCACCCACTATGCTAAGGTTAGCATGTGGTGACAAAGCTATTTATGAGATGGTGATGTACATTTGTTGTGTCATGATGTTGCTAATACCCTTCTCTGTTGTTATCACCTCCTACACCAAAATCCTCATCACTGTGCATCATATGAACTCagcagaagggagaaagaaagccCTAGCCACTTGCTCTTCACACATAATGGTAGTGACCTTATTCTATGGGGCAGCTTTATATACCTATATGCTGCCCCAATTATACCATACTCCAGTCAAAGATAAAATTTTCTCTGCTTTCTACACCATCCTCACACCCATGATTAACCCTCTTATTTATAGCCTGAGGAATAAGGATGTAACTAGTGCATTGAAGAGAGCACTAGGAAGGTGCAAAAGGATACCCAGGGTACCTGGAGATGAATTCTAA